A window of Gemmatimonadota bacterium genomic DNA:
CGACTCGCGTCCGTGCTCGTGCCGGTGAGCCACGGGTTAGGGGCGGGGGCTGCAACGAGGGGCGGGGCCATGACGGCCGGCATGTCGTCGGCCCAGGGCGACGCCGCGCCGCCCTCCCGCGCCGGCGTGTCGCAGGTCCCGTTGGGGCAGGTCGCCACCATCCGGCAGACCGCGGGGCCGATGGTCGTCCGCACCGAGGACGCGCAGCCGACCGCGTGGGTGTACGTGGACGTCGGGGGCCGCGACATCGGTGGGTACGTGGCCGAGGCGAAGCGAATGGTGGCGCGTACGATGACGCTGCCGCCGGGCTACACGCTCGCGTGGAGCGGGCAGTACGAGTACATGGAGCGCGCCAAGGCGAAGATGCAGGTCGTCGTCCCAGCGACGCTCGCCCTCGTGTTTCTGCTGCTCTACTTCAACTTCAAGAATGTCGGCGAGACGCTGATCGTGATGCTCTCGATCCCGTTCACGCTGGTGGGCGGCGTCTGGTTCCTCTGGGCGCTGGACTACGACTGGTCCGTCGCCGTCACCATCGGGTTCCTTGCGCTCGCTGGCGTCGCGGCGGAGACAGCGGTCATCATGCTCGTGTATCTCGACAGCGCATGGAAGGAGCGGCGCGCGTCCGGTCGCCCCGCGGGGGTGCCGGAGCTCTACGCGGCCGTGATCGAGGGCGCGGTGGAGCGCGTGCGCCCCAAGATGATGACCGTCGCCTCGACGATGATCGGGCTTTTGCCGATCCTGTGGGGGACCGGCACCGGCGCGAGCGTCATGAAGCGTATCGCCGCACCTATGATCGGTGGCATGGTGAGCAGCACGATTCTTACGCTGCTCGTCGTGCCGGCGATCTGGTCTCTGGTACAAGAGCGCGGACTACGCACGGCCGCGCGCAAGGCGGACGACCCATCCGGGCCGCACGTGCCGGGAACGCTTGCCGGGAGCACCGCCTCGCGTCGCGTGCGTGGACGGTCGGCTTCCGGGGCGTCGCCCGCGGAAGCCGTGGTGGTGCGGATCTTCTGGGAGGAGCCATGCGGCGCTCGCGTGCGTTCCGGGCCCGGCGGTCCGCCGTCGACCAGACGGCAACGGGGTGGCAGAAGCGCGTCGAACTCGCCTCCAGCGTGGGCGCCGGGATTCTCGGAGCCGGCAGGAGCGCGCGGAGGGCTCGAGGCTCCCCGCCTGGTCGGTCGCCCTCTGGTGAATCTGCTGGGTCGCGCTGCTTGCGCCCGCGGCCTATCTCGTCGCGCGCGGATAGCCCACGACGGCCGACCCGTCGACCGGCGACCCATCGACCGGCGACGCATCGGCCGCGACCCTTCGACGACCGAGACGGCGAAACGCGGCCGCAGACTCCACGGCTGCGCTTCGCCTCCGTCGGCTCACGCGGTGGTGAACGTGAAGATCATCCCGTAGCTCCCGTCGGCTCCCCGCCAGCCGGCGCCCATCATCCCCATCCCGCCGCTCATCATCCCCTCCGAGACCGCCCTCCCGCCCAGCGACGCGCACTGGGTGTGGTCGAGCGGCCTCCCATTCTGACCCTGCATG
This region includes:
- a CDS encoding efflux RND transporter permease subunit; this translates as MTAGMSSAQGDAAPPSRAGVSQVPLGQVATIRQTAGPMVVRTEDAQPTAWVYVDVGGRDIGGYVAEAKRMVARTMTLPPGYTLAWSGQYEYMERAKAKMQVVVPATLALVFLLLYFNFKNVGETLIVMLSIPFTLVGGVWFLWALDYDWSVAVTIGFLALAGVAAETAVIMLVYLDSAWKERRASGRPAGVPELYAAVIEGAVERVRPKMMTVASTMIGLLPILWGTGTGASVMKRIAAPMIGGMVSSTILTLLVVPAIWSLVQERGLRTAARKADDPSGPHVPGTLAGSTASRRVRGRSASGASPAEAVVVRIFWEEPCGARVRSGPGGPPSTRRQRGGRSASNSPPAWAPGFSEPAGARGGLEAPRLVGRPLVNLLGRAACARGLSRRARIAHDGRPVDRRPIDRRRIGRDPSTTETAKRGRRLHGCASPPSAHAVVNVKIIP